From a region of the Ammospiza nelsoni isolate bAmmNel1 chromosome 26, bAmmNel1.pri, whole genome shotgun sequence genome:
- the LOC132084211 gene encoding cathepsin G-like, translated as MLLLLLLTNAFVLLPWAGAGRIIGGREAKPHSRPYMAFLIIQSGIQFYTCGGFLIRPDAVLSAAHCVDIKGRPRVTVILGAHNVGRRERSQQKIRVGQWVIHPEYSRKDGKNDIVLLKLKPRARINKNVQFISIPRRNERVRAGALCTVSGWGWTSTDGDMSDVLREVELKVQNETRCQKFSRKYQRRSMICVGDENSKKASYKGDSGGPLVCNKKAHGIVSHGYDDDLFPEVFTRISYFEPWIREQLKRFSLQDIPGSLSSD; from the exons atgctgctgctccttctgctcaCAAATGCTTTTGTCcttctgccctgggctggggctg GAAGGATCATTGGTGGACGAGAAGCTAAGCCCCACTCCAGACCCTACATGGcttttttaataattcaaagTGGCATACAATTTTATACCTGTGGAGGGTTCCTGATTCGCCCAGACGCAGTGCTCTCAGCAGCTCACTGTGTGGATATAAAAGG GAGACCGAGGGTCACTGTGATTTTGGGAGCCCACAATGTAGGCAGACGAGAACGGAGCCAGCAAAAGATCCGTGTGGGACAATGGGTCATCCATCCTGAATATTCCCGTAAAGACGGGAAAAATGACATCGTGCTGCTGAAG CTGAAGCCAAGGGCCAGGATCAATAAGAATGTACAGTTTATCTCCATTCCGAGGAGAAATGAACGTGTGAGAGCAGGAGCTTTATGCACGGTGTCTGGTTGGGGCTGGACATCTACAGATGGGGACATGAGTGATGTCTTGAGGGAGGTGGAACTGAAGGTGCAAAATGAGACAAGATGTCAGAAGTTTTCCAGAAAATACCAGCGTCGGTCTATGATCTGTGTTGGTgatgaaaacagtaaaaaagcATCATACAAG GGTGATTCTGGTGGCCCATTAGTCTGCAATAAGAAGGCTCATGGCATTGTTTCTCATGGATATGATGACGACCTCTTCCCTGAGGTATTCACCAGGATCTCGTACTTTGAGCCCTGGATCCGTGAGCAGCTGAAGAGGTTTTCACTCCAAGATATTCCTGGCTCTCTATCCTCTGACTAA
- the LOC132084209 gene encoding mast cell protease 1A-like, whose amino-acid sequence MLLLLLLTNAFVLLPWAGAGRIIGGREAKPHSRPYMAFLKIKNATKTSRCGGFLIRPDAVLSAAHCVDKKGRIVSFTVTLGAHNVSSQEPSQQKIPVGKWVIHPQYSRKGCINDIVLLKLKKKAKINEYVRYISFAKENEHVRVGTLCRVSGWGRTSLNPPASDVLREVELKVQKEKICQKFSSDYQPQSMICVGDENRKKSTYKGDSGGPLVCNEKAHGIVSRGYDDPLFPKAFTRISYFEPWIHEQLKRFSLQDIPGSLSSD is encoded by the exons atgctgctgctccttctgctcaCAAATGCTTTTGTCcttctgccctgggctggggctg GAAGGATCATTGGTGGACGAGAAGCTAAGCCCCACTCCAGACCCTAcatggcttttttaaaaattaaaaatgcgACAAAGACTAGTAGGTGTGGAGGGTTCCTGATTCGCCCAGACGCAGTGCTCTCAGCAGCTCACTGTGTGGATAAAAAAGG GAGGATAGTGAGCTTCACTGTCACTCTGGGAGCCCACAACGTAAGTAGCCAAGAACCGAGCCAGCAGAAGATCCCTGTTGGAAAATGGGTCATCCATCCTCAATATTCCCGTAAAGGCTGCATAAATGACATTGTGCTGCTGAAG ctgaagaaaaaagcCAAGATCAATGAGTATGTGCGATATATCTcctttgccaaggaaaatgaaCATGTGAGAGTAGGAACCTTATGCAGGGTGTCTGGCTGGGGCCGGACATCTCTGAACCCGCCAGCGAGTGATGTCTTGAGGGAGGTGGAACTTAAGgtgcaaaaggagaaaatctgTCAGAAGTTTTCCAGTGACTACCAGCCTCAGTCTATGATCTGTGTTGGCGATGAAAACCGTAAAAAATCAACTTACAAG GGTGATTCTGGTGGCCCATTAGTCTGCAATGAGAAGGCTCATGGCATTGTTTCTCGTGGATATGATGACCCTCTCTTCCCTAAGGCATTCACCAGGATCTCGTACTTTGAGCCCTGGATCCATGAGCAGCTGAAGAGGTTTTCACTCCAAGATATTCCTGGCTCTCTATCCTCTGACTAA
- the LOC132084210 gene encoding cathepsin G-like, with product MLLLLLLTNAFVLLPWAGAGRIIGGTKVKAHSRRYMAYLKIENSSDISTCGGFLIRPDAVLSAAHCVDKKARAVRVTVILGAHNINSRERSQQKIRVRQWVIHPEYSREGFKNDIVLLKLKPRARINKNVQFISIPRRNERVREGALCTVSGWGWTSDTGNKTNVMREVKLKVQKEKICQHRIPKYQPQSMICVGDENNKKATSHGDSGGPLVCNKKAHGIVSHALKENRFPEAFTRISHFEPWIRKQLRRFALQDIPGSPSSD from the exons atgctgctgctccttctgctcaCAAATGCTTTTGTCcttctgccctgggctggggctg GAAGGATCATTGGTGGAACGAAAGTGAAGGCTCACTCCAGACGCTACATGGcttatttaaaaattgaaaatagcTCAGATATTTCTACCTGTGGAGGGTTCCTGATTCGCCCAGATGCAGTGCTCTCAGCAGCTCACTGTGTGGATAAAAAAGCCAGGGCAGTGAGGGTCACTGTGATTCTGGGAGCCCACAACATAAACAGCCGAGAACGGAGCCAGCAAAAGATCCGTGTGAGACAATGGGTCATCCATCCTGAATATTCCCGTGAAGGCTTCAAAAATGACATTGTGCTGCTGAAG CTGAAGCCAAGGGCCAGGATCAATAAGAATGTGCAGTTTATCTCAATTCCCAGGAGAAATGAACGGGTGAGAGAAGGAGCTTTATGCACGGTGTCTGGTTGGGGCTGGACATCTGACACAGGAAACAAGACTAATGTGATGAGAGAAGTGAAACTGAAGgtgcaaaaggagaaaatctgTCAGCATCGTATCCCTAAGTACCAGCCTCAGTCTATGATCTGTGTTGGTGAcgaaaacaataaaaaagcaacTTCTCAT GGTGATTCTGGTGGCCCATTAGTCTGCAATAAGAAGGCTCATGGCATTGTTTCTCATGCACTCAAAGAGAACCGCTTCCCTGAGGCATTCACCAGGATCTCCCACTTTGAGCCCTGGATCCGTAAGCAGCTGAGGAGGTTTGCACTCCAAGATATTCCTGGCTCTCCATCCTCTGACTAA
- the LOC132084214 gene encoding cathepsin G-like, which produces MLLLLLLTNAFVLLPWAGAGRIIGGTEAKVHSRPYMAYLEVKNKTKSSRCGGFLIRPDAVLSAAHCMDIEKIVSVTVILGAHNISDEECSQQKISVGQWDIHPEYSREGFINDIVLLKLEQNATINEYVKCISIPKKNKHVRVGTKCNVPGWGWTSKEEDSTDVLREVKLKVQKEKICQRAFSDYEPQSMICVGDEKSKKATYKGDSGGPLVCNEKAHGIVSYGCDRNLFPEVFTRISHFEPWIHEQLKMFSLQDIPGSPSSD; this is translated from the exons atgctgctgctccttctgctcaCAAATGCTTTTGTCcttctgccctgggctggggctg GAAGGATCATTGGTGGAACGGAAGCTAAGGTCCACTCCAGACCCTACATGGCTTATTTAGAAgttaaaaataagacaaaatcTAGTAGGTGTGGAGGGTTCCTGATTCGCCCAGACGCAGTGCTCTCAGCAGCTCACTGTATGGATATAGAAAA GATAGTGAGCGTCACTGTGATTCTGGGAGCCCACAACATAAGTGACGAAGAATGCAGCCAGCAGAAGATCTCTGTTGGACAATGGGACATTCATCCTGAATATTCCCGTGAAGGCTTCATAAATGACATTGTGCTGCTGAAG ctggagcaaaatgccactATCAATGAGTATGTGAAATGTATATCAATtcccaagaaaaataaacatgtgAGAGTAGGAACTAAATGTAAtgtgcctggctggggctggacaTCTAAGGAAGAGGACAGTACTGATGTCTTGAGGGAGGTGAAACTGAAGgtgcaaaaagagaaaatctgtCAGCGGGCTTTCAGTGACTACGAGCCTCAGTCTATGATCTGTGTTGGTGATGAAAAGAGTAAAAAAGCAACTTACAAG GGTGATTCTGGTGGCCCATTAGTCTGCAATGAGAAGGCTCATGGCATTGTTTCTTATGGATGTGATCGCAACCTCTTTCCTGAGGTATTCACCAGGATCTCCCACTTTGAGCCCTGGATCcatgagcagctgaagatgttTTCACTCCAAGATATTCCTGGCTCTCCATCCTCTGACTAA